In Bradyrhizobium erythrophlei, a single genomic region encodes these proteins:
- a CDS encoding ABC transporter substrate-binding protein, with protein MTKARKDSAGKTVNGALSKRHSRREFMIKTALAAGAFGAVPPRGWAADPINIGALYPTTGSMAQIGVGCVAAAKLAVDMVNDGGGIKSLGGAKLNLIISDVQSDTTVTRTETDRLITGNKLSAIHGCYASALTLIASEVAERAKVPMITGSSSDQLNKGRTYTFTPFARASQFARAQLQMSKLVGDAPKVAVIFENTAFGTSTSNGLKELAPAEGVEIVMFEPYSAGFTDASPLINKVKSSGANMLFSVSYLNDLILIVRTVKQFGLNMPINGGSGGFVIPDFYKNVGKLAEGLMGVAHWNHDVSDDAQKVNAEFKKRTGDFAFEYAGGLVAQTFMLADALERAGSADPQKVREALSTLDVSSGYAAMAPGGKVKFGPDGKNIYGHPVGVQWQNGDLASVFPKEDARAPLLKT; from the coding sequence ATGACGAAAGCGCGCAAGGATTCCGCCGGCAAAACCGTCAACGGGGCTCTGTCGAAGCGACACAGTCGCCGCGAATTCATGATCAAGACGGCGTTGGCGGCTGGCGCATTCGGCGCGGTGCCGCCGCGCGGCTGGGCCGCGGACCCCATCAATATCGGCGCGCTTTACCCGACCACCGGCAGCATGGCTCAGATCGGCGTTGGCTGCGTCGCTGCCGCCAAGCTCGCGGTCGACATGGTCAATGACGGCGGCGGCATCAAGTCGCTCGGCGGCGCCAAGCTCAACCTGATCATTTCCGACGTGCAGAGCGACACCACGGTCACCCGCACGGAAACCGATCGTCTCATCACCGGCAACAAGCTGTCGGCGATCCACGGCTGCTACGCCAGCGCCCTGACCCTGATCGCGAGCGAAGTCGCCGAGCGCGCCAAGGTGCCGATGATCACGGGGTCAAGCTCGGACCAGCTCAACAAGGGCCGTACCTACACTTTCACCCCGTTTGCGCGGGCGTCGCAATTCGCACGCGCCCAACTTCAGATGTCGAAACTCGTCGGCGACGCACCGAAGGTCGCCGTGATCTTCGAAAACACCGCCTTCGGCACCTCAACGTCGAACGGATTGAAGGAGCTTGCGCCGGCGGAAGGCGTCGAGATCGTGATGTTCGAGCCCTACTCGGCCGGTTTCACCGATGCGAGCCCGCTGATCAACAAGGTGAAGTCCTCCGGCGCCAACATGCTGTTCTCGGTCTCCTACCTCAACGATCTCATTCTGATCGTGCGGACCGTCAAGCAGTTCGGCCTCAACATGCCGATCAACGGCGGCTCCGGCGGATTCGTCATTCCGGACTTCTACAAGAACGTCGGCAAGCTCGCCGAAGGCCTGATGGGCGTGGCGCACTGGAACCACGACGTCAGCGACGACGCCCAGAAAGTGAATGCCGAGTTCAAGAAGCGCACCGGCGATTTCGCGTTCGAATATGCGGGCGGGCTGGTCGCGCAGACCTTCATGCTGGCGGATGCGCTGGAACGCGCCGGCTCCGCCGATCCGCAAAAGGTGCGCGAGGCGCTGTCGACGCTCGATGTGTCGTCCGGCTACGCTGCGATGGCGCCCGGCGGAAAGGTCAAGTTCGGCCCCGACGGCAAGAACATCTACGGCCATCCCGTCGGCGTGCAGTGGCAGAACGGCGATCTCGCCAGCGTCTTCCCGAAGGAAGACGCTCGCGCGCCGCTCCTGAAAACCTGA
- a CDS encoding glycosyltransferase family 4 protein, protein MRIAQVAPLTEAVPPKLYGGTERVVHWLTEELVALGNDVTLFASGDSRTSAKLHATWPRALRLDGSVRDPNALHMVMLEQVRRKCDDEEFDFLHFHLDYYPFSLFFRQPTPFVTTLHGRLDLPEHQPVFTTFSSVPVISISNAQRRPVPQANWTRTIHHGLPENLLTPRPTRPSYLAVLGRIAPEKGVDRAIRIAIRCGIPLKIAAKVDRADQEYYDEIIKPLMDHPLVEYIGEIGDHEKSDFLSGALGLLVPIDWPEPFGLVMIEAMACGTPVIAYNRGSVPEIVEENLTGFIVEDEISAAAAVSRLSHLDRGTVRKQFETRFTARRMALDYMATYRSLMEASAPRIKLVSSAE, encoded by the coding sequence ATGCGCATCGCGCAAGTAGCTCCGCTGACGGAGGCTGTTCCACCCAAACTTTATGGTGGAACCGAGCGGGTGGTACATTGGCTGACGGAGGAACTTGTCGCACTCGGAAACGATGTAACGCTATTCGCCAGCGGCGACTCCCGAACATCCGCCAAACTCCACGCCACATGGCCACGCGCGCTGCGTCTCGATGGATCGGTACGCGATCCCAACGCACTTCACATGGTGATGTTGGAGCAGGTTCGACGGAAATGTGACGACGAGGAGTTCGACTTTCTCCATTTTCATCTCGACTACTATCCATTCTCGTTGTTTTTTCGGCAGCCGACGCCGTTCGTGACAACGCTGCATGGCAGGCTTGACTTGCCGGAGCATCAACCCGTCTTCACGACCTTTTCATCCGTTCCGGTGATTTCGATCTCGAACGCGCAGCGTCGTCCCGTGCCGCAGGCGAACTGGACCCGCACCATCCATCACGGCCTGCCCGAAAACCTGCTGACGCCGCGGCCGACGAGGCCGTCTTATCTTGCTGTCCTCGGCCGAATTGCTCCCGAAAAAGGCGTCGATCGCGCCATCAGAATTGCCATCAGATGCGGCATTCCGCTGAAGATCGCGGCAAAGGTCGATCGCGCCGACCAAGAGTACTACGACGAAATCATCAAGCCGCTGATGGACCACCCGCTCGTCGAATATATCGGCGAAATCGGCGACCATGAAAAATCGGATTTCCTCTCCGGCGCGCTCGGATTGCTCGTTCCGATCGATTGGCCGGAGCCGTTCGGTCTTGTCATGATCGAAGCGATGGCCTGCGGCACGCCTGTGATCGCCTACAACCGCGGCTCGGTCCCGGAAATCGTCGAGGAAAATCTGACCGGCTTCATTGTCGAAGATGAGATCAGCGCGGCCGCCGCTGTGAGCCGCCTTTCCCACCTCGACCGTGGAACGGTCCGGAAGCAGTTCGAGACGCGGTTTACCGCAAGGCGCATGGCGCTAGACTACATGGCTACCTATCGCAGCCTCATGGAAGCCAGCGCACCGCGGATCAAGCTGGTAAGCAGTGCCGAGTAA
- a CDS encoding ABC transporter ATP-binding protein, producing MDNLSGYANRPFAFVLRYLRERPASHICILSAVIAAVACSVGTQYGVKFLVDGLSGGPDNGSNVWLAFALLVSLIAADNLLWRIAGWIASFTFVGVTGDLRRDMFRHLTGHAPSYFSDRLPGMLTSRITATSNAVFSVENMFIWNVLPPCIATVAAISLIGTVSLQMSAVLIVIAGGMVVTMFRLAAAGKPLHDDFADKAAAVDGEMVDVINNMPLVRAFCGLSFEHERFDATVKRELTARRRSLWYLEKLRLTHAAVTVALTVAILAWAITLWQSRSATTGDVVLVCTLGISILSATRDLAVALVDVTQHVARLTEALATVLLPHELCDHPEAEPLIKSGAAITFNNISFNYPGAGTVFDKFNLRIHPGQRVGLVGQSGGGKSTLFVLLQRFYDVQQGNITIDGQDISRVTQQSLREAISVVPQDISLFHRSIMENIRYGRPNATDDEVLRAAIAARCDFVETLPEGLDTMVGDRGVKLSGGQRQRIAIARAFLKDAPILLLDEATASLDSESEEAIREALSRLMRGRTVVAIAHRLATLRHFDRVVMLKAGKIIEDGSPDRLMQGQGPYRELVTQEMRRLAKHAA from the coding sequence ATGGACAACCTCTCAGGCTACGCTAACCGCCCTTTTGCTTTCGTCTTGCGCTATCTCCGTGAGAGGCCCGCGTCACATATTTGTATTTTGTCGGCCGTCATTGCGGCAGTTGCCTGCTCTGTAGGCACGCAATATGGCGTCAAATTCCTCGTCGACGGTCTTTCAGGCGGCCCCGATAACGGTAGCAATGTGTGGCTGGCTTTCGCGTTGTTGGTGTCGTTGATCGCGGCCGACAACTTGTTGTGGCGAATTGCCGGCTGGATTGCGAGCTTTACCTTCGTCGGCGTCACCGGTGATCTCAGGCGCGATATGTTTCGTCACCTCACGGGACATGCGCCCAGCTACTTCTCGGATCGCTTGCCGGGAATGCTCACCAGCCGCATCACGGCGACATCGAACGCGGTCTTCTCCGTCGAAAACATGTTCATCTGGAATGTGCTGCCGCCCTGTATCGCGACGGTCGCGGCCATTTCCTTGATCGGGACCGTGAGTTTGCAGATGTCTGCGGTCCTGATCGTGATCGCGGGTGGCATGGTGGTAACCATGTTTCGGCTCGCGGCGGCCGGCAAGCCGCTGCATGATGATTTCGCCGACAAAGCTGCCGCCGTCGACGGCGAGATGGTCGATGTCATCAACAACATGCCGTTGGTGCGGGCGTTTTGCGGATTGAGCTTCGAGCACGAGCGCTTTGATGCGACGGTAAAGCGCGAGTTGACGGCGCGCCGGCGCAGCCTTTGGTATCTCGAAAAGCTCCGGCTCACGCATGCCGCCGTCACCGTGGCGCTGACGGTCGCGATCCTGGCCTGGGCGATTACGCTTTGGCAGAGTCGAAGCGCCACGACCGGCGACGTCGTTCTGGTCTGCACGCTCGGTATTTCGATCCTCAGCGCGACGCGGGATCTCGCGGTTGCCCTGGTTGACGTCACCCAGCATGTTGCGCGGCTGACCGAAGCACTCGCGACCGTGTTGCTGCCGCACGAGCTGTGCGACCATCCGGAAGCGGAGCCGCTGATCAAAAGTGGGGCCGCCATCACCTTCAACAATATTTCGTTTAACTATCCGGGCGCGGGAACGGTCTTCGACAAATTCAATCTTCGCATCCACCCAGGACAACGCGTGGGACTGGTCGGCCAGTCCGGCGGCGGCAAGTCCACGCTGTTCGTCCTGTTGCAGCGATTTTACGACGTTCAACAGGGAAACATCACGATCGACGGCCAGGACATCTCACGGGTCACGCAACAGAGCCTGCGCGAGGCGATTTCGGTCGTGCCGCAGGATATCTCGCTGTTTCATCGCTCGATCATGGAGAATATCCGCTACGGGCGTCCGAATGCGACGGACGACGAAGTACTGCGCGCGGCGATTGCGGCGCGCTGCGATTTTGTCGAAACGCTTCCGGAAGGATTGGACACCATGGTCGGGGACCGAGGTGTCAAATTGTCCGGCGGTCAGCGGCAACGCATCGCGATTGCGCGCGCCTTCCTGAAAGATGCCCCAATTCTGTTGCTCGATGAGGCAACCGCCTCGCTCGACAGCGAGTCGGAGGAAGCCATTCGTGAAGCGCTGTCCCGGCTGATGCGTGGGCGAACCGTCGTTGCGATTGCACATCGGCTGGCTACATTGCGGCACTTCGATCGCGTCGTCATGCTGAAGGCCGGCAAGATCATCGAGGATGGCTCGCCTGACCGTCTGATGCAGGGGCAGGGGCCTTATCGTGAATTGGTGACTCAGGAAATGAGGCGATTGGCCAAACACGCGGCCTAA
- a CDS encoding amylo-alpha-1,6-glucosidase, with protein sequence MSVEALTQITTLRIQETVAESPFYIPMTGPASRPRRSLKHDDTFIVLDSHGDIGASAGGPDGLFNADTRYLARLELVLDEVQPLLLGSNLRDDNSSLTVDLTNPDVYRQGRNVLPKDVLHIVRTIFLWRGTAYQRIGVQNHSEQTASFDLTLLFGNDFADLFEVRGERRPRRGVGAAKLLGPADVLFEYVGLDDNPRITALQFDPRPTRLAVNSATYHLDLAPKQTHSLFVIVSCNQPTASKPVPFFRGLLAHRREMREQTKGAASIETSNNIFNEVLCRSMADLNILMTDTPEGRYPYAGIPWYSTTFGRDGIITALQMLWIDPRVARGVLRRLALHQAKEIDPLADAEPGKILHEMRCGEMAALREVPFAHYYGSVDATPLFVLLAGLYVERTGDDETLGELWPAIEAALMWIDGPGDPDRDGFVEYRRASEQGLANQGWKDSYDAIFHADGRLAEGYIALAEVQGYVFAGKRLAARCAKRMGLFERARQLETEADRLAERFEGAFWCDDIGTYALALDGAKQPCRVRTSNAGQLLFTGIVREDRARKVAAGLMQPSLFTGWGIRTVAQGEARYNPMSYHDGSIWPHDNALIALGLARYGLKHSVEQLFKALFDAASYMDLRRLPELFCGFRREKGRGPTLYPVACAPQAWASATPFTLLEAALGLEFDADRSEIRLHNPRLPAFLNEVVLRDLRLGASSADLRVRRHGDEVSLEVMKTRGQIQVSIVLSR encoded by the coding sequence ATGTCCGTCGAAGCTCTAACCCAAATCACGACATTGCGAATTCAGGAAACGGTTGCGGAATCGCCGTTCTACATTCCGATGACCGGACCGGCGTCGCGCCCACGGCGATCGCTCAAGCATGACGACACCTTCATCGTGCTCGACAGCCACGGCGACATCGGCGCCTCGGCGGGCGGGCCGGACGGCTTGTTCAATGCCGATACGCGATATCTCGCGCGGCTCGAACTGGTGTTGGATGAAGTTCAGCCGCTGTTGTTAGGGTCGAATCTTCGCGACGACAATTCGTCGCTCACGGTGGACCTGACCAATCCCGACGTTTACCGCCAGGGACGAAACGTCTTGCCGAAAGACGTGTTGCATATTGTGCGCACGATCTTTCTCTGGCGTGGCACGGCCTATCAGCGGATCGGAGTTCAGAATCACAGCGAGCAGACGGCGAGCTTCGATCTTACGCTTTTGTTCGGCAACGATTTTGCCGATCTGTTCGAGGTGCGTGGCGAACGCCGCCCGCGTCGTGGTGTTGGCGCTGCGAAACTACTTGGCCCTGCCGACGTGCTGTTTGAATATGTCGGCCTGGACGACAACCCTCGCATCACGGCGCTTCAATTCGACCCGCGGCCCACGCGGCTTGCGGTGAATTCGGCGACGTATCATCTCGATTTGGCGCCGAAGCAGACGCATTCGCTGTTCGTTATCGTATCGTGCAACCAGCCGACAGCGTCGAAGCCTGTTCCGTTCTTTCGCGGTTTGCTGGCGCACCGTCGGGAGATGCGTGAGCAGACGAAGGGCGCTGCCAGCATTGAAACCTCGAACAACATTTTCAACGAGGTGCTGTGCCGATCGATGGCCGACCTCAATATTCTAATGACGGACACGCCGGAAGGCCGTTATCCTTACGCTGGCATTCCCTGGTATTCGACGACGTTCGGTCGCGACGGAATCATTACCGCGCTGCAAATGCTGTGGATCGATCCAAGGGTCGCGCGCGGCGTACTACGGCGGCTGGCCCTGCATCAGGCCAAGGAAATAGATCCACTCGCCGACGCAGAGCCCGGAAAAATCCTGCACGAAATGCGCTGCGGTGAAATGGCCGCCCTTCGTGAAGTGCCGTTCGCACATTATTACGGCAGCGTCGATGCGACTCCGCTATTTGTGCTGCTGGCCGGCCTCTATGTCGAGCGCACCGGCGACGACGAGACTCTCGGCGAACTGTGGCCCGCGATCGAAGCCGCGTTGATGTGGATCGATGGGCCCGGCGATCCGGATCGCGACGGTTTTGTCGAATATCGGCGAGCCTCCGAGCAAGGTCTCGCCAATCAAGGCTGGAAAGACTCTTACGATGCGATCTTTCACGCCGACGGGCGGCTAGCGGAAGGTTACATCGCGCTCGCCGAAGTTCAGGGCTATGTCTTCGCTGGAAAGAGACTGGCCGCGCGTTGTGCCAAGCGAATGGGATTGTTCGAAAGGGCGCGACAGCTAGAGACCGAAGCCGATCGGCTCGCGGAACGTTTCGAAGGCGCCTTCTGGTGTGACGACATCGGCACATACGCGCTCGCGCTCGATGGTGCCAAGCAGCCGTGCCGGGTGCGGACATCGAATGCAGGGCAACTGCTTTTTACCGGTATCGTGCGCGAGGACCGCGCCCGGAAGGTCGCGGCAGGATTGATGCAGCCGAGTTTATTCACCGGCTGGGGCATTCGCACCGTCGCGCAAGGAGAGGCGCGCTATAATCCGATGTCCTATCACGATGGATCGATCTGGCCGCACGACAATGCACTGATCGCACTCGGGCTCGCGCGCTACGGGCTCAAGCATTCGGTCGAGCAGTTGTTCAAGGCGTTGTTTGACGCCGCGAGCTACATGGACCTGCGCAGGCTCCCTGAATTGTTCTGCGGTTTCCGGCGCGAGAAGGGGCGCGGTCCCACGCTCTATCCGGTCGCCTGCGCGCCGCAGGCCTGGGCAAGCGCGACGCCGTTCACTTTGCTTGAGGCGGCGCTTGGTCTCGAGTTCGACGCGGACCGGAGCGAAATTCGACTGCACAATCCGCGCCTGCCGGCGTTCCTCAACGAGGTCGTGCTTCGCGATCTGCGACTGGGCGCTTCGAGCGCCGATCTTCGGGTCAGGCGGCACGGCGATGAAGTTTCACTGGAAGTGATGAAGACGCGGGGACAGATCCAGGTCTCCATCGTGCTTTCCCGCTGA
- a CDS encoding GntR family transcriptional regulator — MAGKSTKRATVRAPKSRELPVARPREPAAALIAKRIEEDIVLGRRQPRERLIEQDLCELFQTHRGDVRLALFELEKKGLVGRIPNRGALVRGLTPREVREIYAVREELEVMAISIIPLPVAAADIKRLEELQRRHSAAIAAGDLLTAFYSNLSFHQVMFGLCGNSCLIETIDLLAQKVYGIRSYANAVSGVLDRARQDHLDMIQALRNSQRKELVALARRHLLPAPEAYIKDYERRFGKADLETAS; from the coding sequence ATGGCCGGAAAATCTACGAAACGCGCAACCGTCCGGGCGCCGAAATCCCGAGAGCTGCCAGTCGCGCGCCCACGCGAGCCGGCGGCGGCGCTTATCGCCAAGCGCATCGAGGAGGACATAGTCCTCGGACGGCGTCAACCGCGGGAGCGGCTGATCGAGCAGGACCTCTGCGAACTGTTCCAGACCCATCGCGGGGATGTGCGGCTGGCGCTTTTCGAACTCGAAAAGAAAGGCCTGGTTGGGCGGATTCCCAATCGCGGTGCACTCGTGCGCGGCCTGACGCCGAGGGAAGTGCGCGAAATCTACGCAGTACGGGAAGAGCTTGAAGTCATGGCAATCAGCATCATTCCCTTGCCCGTGGCGGCCGCCGACATCAAGCGGCTGGAAGAATTGCAGCGCAGACACTCGGCCGCGATAGCGGCTGGCGACTTGCTGACCGCCTTTTACAGCAATCTCAGTTTTCACCAGGTGATGTTCGGGCTGTGCGGCAATTCCTGCCTGATCGAGACCATCGATCTCCTGGCGCAGAAAGTTTATGGCATTCGTTCCTATGCGAACGCGGTCTCCGGCGTGCTCGACCGCGCCCGCCAGGACCATCTTGATATGATCCAGGCGCTGCGGAATTCGCAGCGCAAGGAACTCGTAGCGCTGGCGCGCCGTCATTTGCTGCCGGCGCCGGAAGCCTACATCAAGGATTACGAGCGCCGTTTCGGCAAGGCCGATCTCGAAACGGCGTCATAG